In the genome of Hymenobacter taeanensis, one region contains:
- a CDS encoding NUDIX hydrolase, whose product MKLIDKIAWLHLEEGQLLSTRSRGKDRYYIPGGKREPGETDAQTLLREIKEELTVDLEPTSLTYVGTFEAPAHGHAPDVVVRMTCYRARYVGHLQPAAEIEEVIWLTHRHRPEVSAVDQVIFDWLREQGLLAD is encoded by the coding sequence ATGAAACTGATTGACAAAATTGCCTGGCTGCATCTGGAAGAGGGCCAGCTCCTGAGTACCCGCAGCCGCGGCAAAGACCGGTACTACATACCCGGCGGCAAGCGCGAACCCGGTGAAACCGACGCGCAAACCCTGCTGCGCGAAATCAAGGAAGAACTGACCGTTGACCTTGAACCCACCAGCTTAACCTACGTGGGCACTTTTGAAGCGCCGGCGCATGGCCACGCGCCCGATGTAGTGGTGCGCATGACCTGCTACCGCGCCCGCTACGTAGGCCACCTCCAACCCGCCGCCGAGATTGAAGAAGTAATCTGGCTCACTCATCGGCACCGCCCCGAAGTATCGGCCGTTGATCAAGTGATATTTGACTGGCTCAGAGAACAAGGGTTACTGGCTGATTAG
- a CDS encoding (2Fe-2S)-binding protein encodes MADENPGTPPENAGHDGNRRDFLKKSTLLTAVALTPGPVLQAAAAEWDEKVAAAFEKVPLKLEVNGVKHKLSVEPRTTLLDLLREQLHLTGTKKGCDYGQCGACTVHVDGERVNSCLRLAVMEDGKKITTIEGLADGDKLHPMQEAFVKHDGFQCGYCTPGQIMSAVACIREGHAGSEGEIKEYMSGNICRCGAYSNIVAAIQDVKNGGQKV; translated from the coding sequence ATGGCAGACGAGAACCCTGGAACACCTCCGGAAAACGCTGGCCACGACGGTAACCGTCGGGATTTCCTAAAAAAATCTACCCTTCTAACTGCCGTTGCCCTCACCCCCGGCCCCGTGCTGCAAGCAGCCGCGGCGGAGTGGGATGAGAAAGTGGCGGCCGCTTTCGAGAAAGTGCCCTTGAAGCTGGAAGTAAACGGCGTGAAGCATAAGCTCTCGGTAGAGCCCCGCACTACGCTGCTGGACTTGCTGCGTGAGCAGCTCCACCTCACCGGCACCAAAAAAGGCTGCGACTACGGCCAGTGCGGGGCCTGCACGGTGCACGTAGATGGTGAGCGGGTAAACTCCTGCCTGCGCTTGGCCGTGATGGAAGACGGCAAGAAAATCACCACCATTGAAGGCTTGGCCGACGGCGATAAGCTGCACCCTATGCAGGAGGCTTTCGTGAAGCACGACGGCTTCCAGTGCGGCTACTGCACCCCCGGCCAGATTATGTCGGCGGTGGCGTGCATCCGGGAGGGCCACGCGGGCTCCGAGGGGGAGATCAAGGAGTACATGAGCGGCAACATCTGCCGCTGCGGTGCTTATTCCAATATTGTAGCGGCCATTCAGGACGTGAAAAACGGCGGTCAGAAAGTATGA
- a CDS encoding GreA/GreB family elongation factor: protein MSRAFTKEDDSLEAPIIPPRPALPPGSPNYVTPTGLEQLRAELVELEAERTIAEANRENDADRTRLLTVLNGRISALNARIASAKVVDPRGQPAKEVRFGATVTLVTKSGGKPGMKRQFTIVGVDEASVAEGKVAFVAPIARAVQGAKLGKTVTLRLGPKEEVVEVTNITYDVA, encoded by the coding sequence ATGAGCCGTGCATTTACCAAAGAAGACGATTCCCTCGAAGCCCCTATTATTCCGCCACGGCCGGCGCTACCGCCGGGCTCACCCAACTACGTAACGCCAACTGGCCTGGAGCAGCTCCGCGCCGAGCTGGTTGAGCTGGAAGCCGAGCGCACAATAGCCGAAGCCAACCGCGAAAACGATGCCGACCGCACCCGCCTGCTTACAGTCTTGAATGGTCGCATCAGTGCCCTCAATGCTCGCATTGCCAGCGCCAAAGTGGTAGACCCCCGCGGCCAGCCCGCGAAAGAGGTTCGCTTCGGGGCTACCGTTACCCTCGTGACCAAAAGCGGCGGCAAACCCGGAATGAAACGGCAGTTCACCATTGTGGGCGTTGACGAAGCATCAGTAGCAGAAGGCAAAGTAGCCTTCGTAGCCCCCATTGCCCGGGCCGTGCAAGGCGCCAAGCTGGGCAAAACGGTTACCCTGCGCCTCGGTCCCAAAGAGGAAGTAGTGGAGGTAACCAATATCACTTACGATGTGGCCTAG
- a CDS encoding FAD binding domain-containing protein: MNQFQYVRPTKQKAAIDALAKDTSAQFIAGGTNLVDLMKRGVMSPQKLVDINKLPLNKIEKENGGLRIGALASNTAVSEDKLVLEKQPLLAQALKAGASAQLRNMATVGGNMLQRTRCYYFYDTAMPCNKREPGSGCGALEGINRMHAIFGFSDKCIAVHPSDMSVALAALDATVLVSGPRGDRRIPFVEFHRLPGDTPQKDTNLEQGELITAVDIPDGPFTKNVHYLKVRERASYAFALLSVAAALHLDNGTIKDARLAMGGVAHKPWRLNEAEKFLVGKPATEETFRQAAAIAMRDAKAFKHNAYKLKLGPNSIIQALKNATAAA, translated from the coding sequence ATGAACCAGTTCCAATACGTTCGCCCCACCAAGCAGAAAGCAGCCATTGATGCGCTAGCCAAGGACACCTCGGCCCAGTTCATTGCCGGCGGCACCAACCTCGTTGATTTGATGAAGCGGGGCGTGATGAGCCCGCAAAAGCTGGTCGACATCAACAAGCTGCCTCTCAACAAGATTGAGAAAGAAAACGGCGGCCTCCGCATAGGGGCGCTGGCCTCAAACACGGCAGTTTCAGAGGATAAGCTAGTGCTGGAAAAACAACCGTTGCTGGCCCAGGCTCTGAAAGCTGGCGCCTCAGCGCAGCTGCGGAACATGGCTACGGTGGGTGGCAACATGCTCCAGCGCACCCGCTGCTACTACTTCTATGACACGGCTATGCCCTGCAACAAGCGCGAGCCGGGCTCGGGCTGCGGCGCCCTGGAAGGCATCAACCGCATGCACGCCATCTTCGGCTTCTCGGATAAGTGCATTGCCGTGCACCCCTCCGACATGAGCGTGGCTCTAGCCGCCCTCGATGCCACGGTGCTGGTCAGTGGCCCCCGCGGCGACCGGCGCATTCCGTTCGTAGAATTCCACCGCCTCCCCGGCGACACGCCCCAGAAGGACACTAACCTGGAGCAAGGCGAGCTAATTACCGCCGTTGACATTCCCGACGGGCCCTTCACCAAAAACGTGCACTACCTGAAAGTGCGCGAGCGGGCTTCCTACGCTTTCGCCCTGCTCTCCGTGGCCGCCGCCCTCCACCTCGACAATGGCACCATCAAAGATGCCCGCCTGGCTATGGGCGGTGTAGCCCACAAGCCCTGGCGCCTCAACGAAGCAGAGAAATTCCTGGTCGGCAAGCCCGCCACAGAAGAAACGTTCCGTCAAGCCGCCGCCATCGCCATGCGCGATGCCAAGGCCTTCAAGCACAACGCCTACAAGCTAAAGCTCGGCCCAAACTCCATCATACAAGCCCTGAAGAATGCCACTGCAGCAGCCTAG
- a CDS encoding DUF72 domain-containing protein — protein sequence MWHIGCSGFHYKHWRGIFYPEKLPQRRWFEFYSQHFQTLELNVTFYRFPQLSFLEPWYQNSIPEFRFAVKAPGLITHYKQFHDTAQLLADFYGTVQEGLREKLGPVLFQLPPRMTFTQERLQRIVESLDSAYQNVLEFRHPSWWEGQVFQELSRRRIAFAGQSHPHLPDDVVTTTDFLYYRFHGVPELYKSPYSEEFLRRIVSEIQAAPQVKQAYVYFNNDIDASAIGNAQQMQALVGQG from the coding sequence ATGTGGCATATTGGCTGTTCTGGTTTTCACTACAAACACTGGAGGGGCATTTTTTACCCGGAAAAGCTGCCCCAACGCCGCTGGTTTGAGTTCTACAGCCAGCACTTTCAAACGCTAGAGCTGAACGTGACCTTCTACCGTTTTCCGCAGCTCTCGTTCCTGGAGCCGTGGTATCAGAACAGCATCCCGGAGTTTCGTTTCGCGGTGAAAGCGCCCGGGCTCATTACGCACTACAAGCAGTTCCACGACACGGCCCAACTACTAGCTGACTTCTACGGGACCGTGCAGGAAGGCTTGCGCGAGAAGCTTGGGCCGGTGCTGTTTCAACTGCCACCGCGCATGACCTTCACCCAGGAGCGCCTGCAGCGCATTGTGGAAAGTCTGGACTCAGCTTACCAAAACGTGCTGGAGTTCCGGCACCCCAGCTGGTGGGAAGGGCAGGTATTTCAGGAACTGTCGCGGCGCCGGATTGCCTTTGCTGGCCAGAGCCACCCGCACCTGCCCGATGACGTAGTGACTACCACCGATTTCCTCTACTACCGTTTTCACGGCGTGCCGGAGCTGTATAAGTCGCCGTACAGTGAGGAGTTTCTGCGACGCATTGTCTCCGAAATACAGGCCGCGCCGCAGGTAAAACAGGCTTACGTGTATTTCAATAACGATATTGATGCCTCCGCCATCGGCAACGCCCAGCAGATGCAGGCGTTGGTGGGCCAAGGCTAA
- a CDS encoding DUF72 domain-containing protein has translation MPAIHIGCSGFHYRDWKGVFYPPELPPRKWFGYYCTQFNTLELNVTFYKMPEMRALENWYDQSPEGFQFAVKAPRIVTHYKKFNAEAEPVLADFYGTVREGLREKLGPVLFQLPPKAAYTEELMERLLTNLNPEFTNVVEFRHPSWWEGEVYRELARHHISFVGQSHPMPLPDEVVANTDVVYYRFHGVPELYKSSYSEDFLQRIADEIQAAPGVKEAYVYFNNGIGGAGVLNAFELRKLLGNTTGVA, from the coding sequence ATGCCCGCTATCCACATCGGTTGCTCCGGGTTTCATTACCGCGACTGGAAAGGCGTGTTTTATCCGCCGGAGTTGCCTCCGCGCAAGTGGTTTGGGTATTATTGCACCCAATTTAATACCTTGGAGCTGAACGTTACCTTCTATAAGATGCCCGAAATGAGGGCCTTAGAGAACTGGTACGACCAGAGCCCCGAAGGCTTTCAATTTGCCGTGAAGGCCCCGCGCATCGTCACGCACTACAAGAAGTTTAACGCCGAAGCCGAGCCCGTGCTGGCCGATTTCTACGGCACGGTGCGCGAAGGACTGCGCGAAAAGCTCGGGCCGGTGCTGTTTCAGTTGCCGCCCAAAGCCGCATACACCGAGGAGCTGATGGAGCGCCTCCTCACCAACCTCAACCCGGAGTTTACCAATGTGGTGGAGTTCCGGCACCCCAGCTGGTGGGAAGGGGAGGTGTACCGGGAACTGGCCCGCCACCACATCAGCTTCGTGGGCCAGAGCCACCCCATGCCTCTGCCCGATGAAGTAGTAGCCAATACCGACGTGGTCTACTACCGCTTTCATGGCGTACCGGAGTTGTACAAGTCGTCGTACAGCGAAGATTTTTTGCAGCGCATTGCGGATGAAATTCAGGCCGCGCCGGGTGTGAAAGAGGCCTACGTGTACTTCAACAACGGTATCGGTGGGGCCGGCGTGCTCAACGCCTTTGAGCTGCGGAAGCTGCTGGGCAACACTACCGGAGTGGCCTAA